The genomic region GGCCACACGGGCGTCGATTTCGGCTTTCGGAATCTTGTCCTGCTGCAAGCCAAAGGCAATGTTCTGGGCCACGGTCATGTGTGGGAACAGGGCATAGGACTGGAACATCATGTTGATCGGCCGCTCGTAGGGCGGCATGTCGGTGATGTCCACGCCATCCAGGTAGATCCGGCCTTCGGTCGGCCGCTCGAAACCGGCGAGCATGCGCAGCAAGGTGGATTTACCCGAGCCCGAGCCACCAAGCAGGGCGAAGATCTCGCCTTTCCTGATTTCCAGGGACACATCGTCCACGGCGATCGTCTCATCGAACTTCTTCGTAACCCGGTCGATCTTGACCAACACCTGCTTGGGTGATTGGTCGCCTTCGAGGGCTTTCTTGTAGGCGCCGGAGGCAACAGCCATGTGCAAAACTCCCAACAAAATTTAACCGCAAGGCCCTGACGGCCCAGCATTGAATGGTTTGACCCGAGGGCCCACGGACTATTTGCCCGACTTGATCCGGGTCCAGCTACGAGTCATCACACGTTGGATTTTCGGGGGTAGTTCCGAGTTGACGTACAGCTTGTCCACTACAGCCTGCGGTGGGTAAACCGCTTCATCGGTACGCACGGACTGATCCATCAGTTCGCCAGCCTTTGGGTTCGGGTTGGCATAGCCGACATAATCGCTGACCTCGGCAATCGCCTCAGGTTGCAGCAGATAGTTGATGAAAGCGTGGGCCTCCTTGACGTTGCCGGCATCCTTGGGGATCGCCAGCATGTCGAACCAGAGGTTGCCGCCTTCCTTGGGAATCACGTAGGCGATATCGACGCCTTTCTTCGCCTCTTCGGCGCGCTTCTTGGCCTGGAAGATATCGCCGGAGAAACCGGCCGCCACGCAGATCTCGCCGTTGGCCAGGTCCGAAATGTACTTGGAGGAGTTGAAGTAGGTGACGTAGGGGCGAACCTTGAGCAGCTTTTCCTCGGCCAGCTTGTAATCCTTCTCGTTGGTGCTGTTGGGGCTCAGGCCCATGTAGTTCAGCACCGCCGGAAGCATCTCGTCGGCGGAATCGAGGAATGCCACGCCACAACTGGAGAGCTTCTTGATGTTTTCCGGCTCGAACAGCATCGCCCAGGAGTCGATCTTGTCGACGCCCAGCACCGCCTTGACCTTCTCGACGTTGTAACCGATACCGTTGGTGCCCCACAGGTACGGTACCGCGTACTGGTTGCCCGGGTCGTTCTTCTCCAGGCGCTTCATCAGCGCCGGGTCGAGGTTGGCGTAGTTGGGCAGCAGCGATTTATCGAGTTTCTGAAAGGCGCCGGCCTTGATCTGCTTGCCGAGGAAGTGGTTGGACGGCACCACCACGTCATACCCGGTATGGCCGGCCAGCAACTTGCCTTCCAGGGTTTCGTTGGAATCGAAGACGTCATACACCGGTTTGATGCCGGTGGCCTTCTCGAAATTGGCCAGGGTGTTCTCGCCGATATAATCGGACCAGTTATAAATATGCACAGTCGGTGCAGCCTGGGCACTGACCGCCAGCGTCAGGCCTGCGCCAACCAGCAAAGTCTTGCGAAACAAAGAAATAGACACTTTGAGGTCCTCTCAATAGTTGGGCCTGAGTTGCCCGGGCCCTATGGCGCGATAACCGCCCGATGACAAAACCGGCGCGCAACTTACCCTCGATAAGCCGATCCAGCAAAAGTTTTCTTTGATTGATATTTATCCTGCAGGAACCGATGCCCGGATAAGCCCGGCTCCTGCAGGTGGAACGGTGTTATCTCAGGCCGCTTACTTGCCCGACTTGATCTTGGTCCAGCTGCGGGTCAGCTCACGCTGGGTCGCGGCCGGCAGGTCGGCGATGGCGTAGAGCTTGGCCTGCACGTCGGCAGGTGGGTAGATGCCCGGATCGCTGGTGATGCTCTTGTCGACCAGTGCCGTGGCCTTCTCGTTACCGTTCGGGAAACGCACGCTGTCGGTGATCGCCGCCATGACTTCCGGCTTGAGCAGGTAGTTCATGAACTTGTAGGCACCATCGACGTTTTCGGCGTCTTTCGGAATGGCGACCATGTCGTAGAAGCTGCCAGCGCCTTCCTTGGGAATGACGTAGCTGACTTTCACCTTGTCACCGGCTTCGGCAGCACGGGATTTGGCCTGCTGGATGTCACCCGAGTAGCCGACGGCCACGCAGATGTTGCCGTTGGCCAGGTCCGAGATGTACTTGGACGAGTGGAAGTAGGTGATCGAAGGACGAATCTTCAGGTACAGATCCTCGGCCTTCTTGATGTCTTCCTTCTTCTGGCTGTCGGTCGGCAGACCCAGGTAGTGCAGCGCCACCGGGATCATCTCGGTCGGCGAATCGAGGAAGCTCACGCCGCAGCTCTTGAGCTTGGCGATGTTTTCCGGCTTGAACAGGGTGTCCCAGGAATCGATCTTGTCCACGCCCAGCGCGGCCTTGACCTTCTCCGGGTTGTAGCCGATGCCGATCGAGCCCCACATGTACGGGAAGGCGTGCTGGTTGCCCGGGTCGCTGACCGAAACCGCCTTGAGCAGCGACTTGTTCAGGTTGTCGTAGTTCGACAGCTTGGACTTGTCCAATGTCTGATAGACGCCGGCCTTGATCTGCTTGGCCAGGAAGTTGTTGGACGGCACCACGATGTCATAACCGGACTTGCCGGCCAGCAGCTTGGCTTCCAGGGTTTCGTTGCTGTCGAATACGTCGTAGACAACCTTGATCCCGGACTCTTTTTCAAAGTTCGCGATGGTGTCCGGTGCGATGTAGTCGGACCAGTTGTAAACGTGCAGCACTTTATCGTCCGCGTGAGCGGCACCGGCTATCGCTCCGGCCATGGACAGGGCCAGGAGAGTCTTGCCAGCGTTCTTCAAACCTAATGCCTTCATGCGTCATGCTCCAATTTTTCTTTTAAACCAGCTGTTCGGCGGCCGATTCCGGGCAACTCGGAACCGTGGGGTAGTCTGGCAAGATCCAGGGCCGGCTTTCAAGAAAAGACCAGCCTTTCTGATCACTCCGAGCGAAAGCGCTGACAACTCGCTTGCGCTCAGAGCCTAGCACCTAGCCCTGCACCGCACTCAGGGTCAGATCCAGGCATTGACGCGCCTTGGTCACCAACTCGTCGATCTCGGCCTTGCTGATCACCAGTGGCGGGGCAATGATCATGGTGTCGCCGACGGCACGCATGATCAGGCCGTTGTCGAAGCAGAACTGCCGGCAGATCATGCCGACGCCCTTACCCTCGTAACGCGCACGGGTGGCCTTGTCCTTGACCAGTTCGATGGCCCCCAGCAGACCCACACCCCGAACCTCACCCACCAGCGGGTGATCGTTCAGCTCCCGTAGACGCTTTTGCAAATAGGGTGCCGTTTCGGCATGGACCCGCTCGATAATTTTCTCGTCGCGCAGGATGCGGATGTTTTCCAGCGCCACCGCCGCCGCCACCGGGTGCCCGGAGTAGGTGAAACCGTGGTTGAAGTCGCCACCTTCGTTGAGCACCGCGACCACGTCGTCGCGTACGATCAGGCCACCCATGGGGATGTAGCCGGAAGTCAGGCCCTTGGCGATGGTCATCATGTGCGGCTTGAGGCCGTAGAAATCGCTACCGAACCACTCACCCGTACGCCCGAAACCGCAGATCACCTCGTCGGCGACGAACAGGATGTCGTACTTGGCAAGGATTTCCCTGATCCGCGGCCAGTAGCTGTCCGGCGGCACGATCACCCCGCCGGCGCCCTGGATCGGCTCGGCAATGAACGCACCGACGTTGTCCACACCCAGTTCGAGGATCTTTTCTTCCAGCTGGTTGGCCGCCCAGATACCGAATTCCTCCGGGCTCATGTCGCCGCCTTCGCCAAACCAGTAGGGCTGGGCGATATGAACGATGCCCGGGATCGGCAGGTCGCCCTGCTCATGCATGTAGGTCATGCCGCCGAGACTGGCACCGGCCACGGTAGAGCCGTGATAACCGTTCTTGCGGCTGATGATGGTTTTCTTCTGCGGCTGGCCCTTGATCGCCCAGTAGTGGCGGACCATGCGCAGCATGGTGTCGTTGCCTTCGGAACCGGAACCGGTGAAGAACACATGGTTCATGCCCTCGGGCGCAATTTCGGAGATTACCTTCGCCAGTTCCAGCACCGGCGGGTGGGCGGTCTGGAAGAACAGGTTGTAATACGGCAGCTCGCGCATCTGCCGGCTGGCGGCCTCGGCCAGTTCGTCGCGCCCGTATCCGACCGCGACGCACCACAGACCGGCCATGCCGTCGAGGATCTGGTTACCCTCGCTGTCCCACAGGTAGACACCCTTGGCGTTGGTGATGATGCGCGGGCCTTTTTCCTTCAACTGCTTGAAGTCACTGAAGGGGGCCAGGTGATGATCACTGCTGAGGGTCTGCCACTCACGGGTTTGCGGGTTGCTGCTGGTCATACGGATCTCCTAGATTCCAGTGAAGGCGCGGCCTGCGAGCACCGCGCCCGACGCATCAGACGGCGAAGAGCAGGAATTCCCGCTCCCACGAACTAATGACGCGCTTGAAGTTTTCATGCTCGGCCCGCTTGACCGCGACGTAGCCCGTGATGAATTTCTTGCCCAGGTATTTCTCGATGGTCTTGCTGTTTTCCATGCGTTCCAGCGCATCCTCGATGGTCAGCGGCAGGCGCAGGTTGCGCCGTTCGTAGCCACGACCGACCACCGGTGCGCTCGGCGTCATGCCTTCGAGCATGCCGATATAGCCACACAGCAGGCTCGCGGCGATCGCCAGGTAGGGGTTGGCGTCGGCACCCGGCAAGCGGTTTTCCACCCGACGGTTCTGCGGGCCGGCATCCGGCACGCGCAGGCCCACGGTACGGTTCTCTTCACCCCACTCCACGTTCACCGGCGCCGAGGTGTCCGGCAGGAAGCGGCGGAACGAGTTGACGTTCGGCGCGAACAGCGGCAACAGCTCGGGGATCAGCTTCTGCAGGCCACCGATGTGGTTGAGGAACAGCTCGCTCTTGGTCCCGTCTTCATTGGAGAAGATGTTCTTGCCGGTCTGGATGTCGATGATGCTCTGGTGCAGGTGCATGGCGCTGCCCGGCTCGCCGGTCATCGGCTTGGCCATGAAGGTCGCCGCCACATTGTGCTTGAGCGCCGCCTCACGCATGGTGCGCTTGAACACCAGAATCTGGTCGGCCAGGGACAGGGCGTCACCGTGACGGAAGTTGATCTCCATCTGCGCCGTGCCGTCTTCGTGGATCAGGGTGTCGAGGTCCAGCTCCTGCAGCTCACACCAGTCGTAGACATCTTCGAACAGCGGATCGAATTCGTTGGCCGCTTCGATGGAGAACGACTGACGACCGGTTTCCGGGCGACCGGAACGGCCGATCGGCGGCTGCAGCGGGAAGTCCGGGTCTTCGCAGCGCTTGGTCAGGTAGAACTCCATCTCCGGCGCCACGATCGGCTGCCAGCCGTGGTCGGCATAGAGTTTCAGGACCTTCTTGAGCACGTTGCGCGGCGACAGCTCGATCGGATTGCCCTGCTTGTCGTAGGTATCGTGGATCACCTGGGCGGTGGGTTCGATGGCCCAGGGCACCAGGTACACGGCGTTGCCGTCGGGGCGGCAGATCATGTCGATGTCCGCCGGGTCCAGCAACTCGTAATAAATGTCGTCTTCGACATAGTCGCCGGTCACGGTCTGCAACAGGACGCTTTCGGGCAGACGCATGCCCTTTTCGGCGATGAACTTGTTGGTCGGCGAGATCTTGCCCCGGGTGATCCCGGTGAGGTCGCCAATCATGCATTCGACTTCTGTGATCTTGTGGTTTTTCAACCAATCGGTGAGCTGGTCGAGGTTGTTACTCATAAATGCCTCTGGGCTGGGTTTCCTGAGCTACATAATAGAAGTCAGGTGTTGATTAACGCATCACTATCGCGTTGTTTTGCCCGTTTTCGGCGGGACAAGGCCCGCCAGAACGTCACCCGGGTCCACCGGCAGCAGGTGCGGGTCCGCCGCAGGGTAATAAGGTAGCGTTCGCAATCATGCGCAGTGCCCGGCGCACTGGCCGGACCGCCATGTACAGGCTGTTCGGCATGAGAGGGAGCGCCGGTGAAAAGAAGGCCGTCGGTACTGTCCAGAATAACGGACGGTTCGAACCGTTGCGCCAGCGAGAAGATGATCAGCGGCACGCTCTGGGCAGTGCTTTCGACTGCGCGAACAAACGGATCACCCCGGGTGTGACAACCCTGCAAACCCACCTGATCAGAGCAGGCGGTGAGGCCGATCAACGGCAGGCGAGACATGCAGCACCCCGGTATTATTGCTGTTATGGGTTTCAATCGAGCTTAGCCTCGTTCATTTTTTTACACAACACCCCCCTAAAAAATACGATATCGCCCGCTCAAGCCTGCGGTGCCTCTGGTTTTTTCCAGGGAAGAAATGCCCCAAAAAGCCCCAAAAAAGCCACTCGGGCGCTTTTTCAGGGCGCAAATTGCCTCGCTTGACTTCGGCATGCGGTTCGGGTTGACTGAAACCAGAAAAGATCAATGATTGATATTTTTAACAACAAAGGTGTTGCATCATGTCGGTACCCCCGCGTGCCGTTCAGCTTAACGAAGCGAACGTGTTCCTTAAGGAACATCCTGAGGTTCTGTACGTTGACCTTCTGATTGCGGATATGAATGGTGTGGTGCGAGGCAAGCGCATCGAACGCACCAGCCTCCACAAGGTTTACGAGAAAGGCATCAACCTGCCGGCCTCACTTTTTGCCCTCGACATCAACGGTTCTACGGTGGAAAGCACCGGCCTGGGCCTGGACATCGGCGACGCCGACCGGATCTGTTATCCGATTCCCGACACCCTGTGCAACGAGCCCTGGCAAAAGCGCCCCACCGCGCAACTGCTGATGACCATGCACGAACTCGAAGGCGCACCTTTCTTCGCCGACCCTCGTGAAGTGCTCCGCCAAGTTGTAAGCAAGTTTGACGACCTCGGTCTGACCATCTGCGCCGCCTTCGAACTCGAGTTCTACCTGATCGACCAGGAGAACGTGAATGGCCGCCCGCAACCGCCCCGCTCGCCGATCTCCGGCAAACGCCCGCACTCGACACAGGTCTACCTGATCGACGACCTCGACGAATACGTCGACTGTCTCCAGGACATCCTCGAGGGTGCCAAGGAGCAAGGGATTCCCGCCGACGCCATCGTCAAGGAAAGCGCCCCGGCCCAGTTCGAGGTCAACCTGCATCACGTGGCCGACCCGATCAAGGCCTGCGACTACGCGGTGCTGCTCAAGCGCCTGATCAAGAACATCGCCTACGACCATGAGATGGACACCACCTTCATGGCCAAGCCCTACCCGGGCCAGGCGGGCAATGGTCTGCACGTCCATATCTCGATACTCGACAAAGACGGCAAAAACATCTTTGCCAGCGAGGATCCCGAGCAGAACGCCGCGCTGCGTCACGCGATCGGCGGTGTGCTCGAGACCCTACCGGCGCAGATGGCCTTCCTCTGCCCGAACGTCAACTCCTACCGGCGTTTCGGCGCACAGTTCTACGTGCCGAACTCGCCCTGCTGGGGTCTGGACAACCGCACCGTTGCGATTCGCGTGCCGACCGGTTCGGCCGATGCCGTGCGTATCGAACACCGCGTCGCGGGTGCCGATGCCAACCCTTACCTGCTGATGGCTTCAGTCCTGGCGGGTGTGCACCACGGCCTGATCAACAAGATCGAGCCAAACGCCCCGGTCGAAGGCAACAGCTACGAGCAGAACGAGCAGAGCCTGCCGAACAACCTGCGCGATGCCCTGCGCGAGCTGGACGACAGCGAAGTCATGGCCAAGTACATCGATCCGAAGTACATCGACATCTTCGTCGCCTGCAAGGAGAGCGAGCTGGAGGAGTTCGAACACTCCATCTCCGACCTCGAGTACAACTGGTACCTGCATACCGTGTAAGCGCTGACGGTAGTAGAAAGAAGAACGCCGCCGGCCTTGGGCCTGCGGCGTTTTTTTATGCCGTTGTGGCGAGCGGGCTTGTCGGGACGCCGCGCTCGGCTGCAAAGCCGTGGTGAAACCAGCCACCTCGCGCGATCTGACACATCGTGATCTCCGATTTCAGGGCCGCTTCGCGCCTCACCGCGGGCAAGCCCGCTCGCCACAGTCCTCGCGTACAATCCTCGCAGTCCCTGCAGGAGAGTCCCATGCCGCGCCCCGTCACCGCCCGCAAACCCCGAGCACGCAGCCAGGCGCGGATCGATTCGATCCTCGACGCCGCCCGTACCCTGCTGGCCGCCAAGGGCGTGACCAGTCTGTCGATCTACAACGTCGCCGAGCGCGCGCAGATCCCGCCGTCGTCGGTCTATCACTTCTTTGCCAGCGTCCCGGCCCTGCTCGAAGCGCTCACCGCCGATGTCCACGCGGCCTTCCGCGCCTGCCTGCAGGCACCGATCGAGCATGCCAGCCTCAACAGTTGGCATGACCTGTCACGGCTGGTGGAGCAACGGATGCTGGTGATCTACAGCGAAGACGCCGCCGCGCGCCAGTTGATCCTCGCCCAGCACGGTCTGACCGAAGTCACCCAGGCCGACCGCCAGCACGATATCGAACTGGGCAACCTGATGCACAAACTGTTCATCCGCCATTTCGAACTGCCGACGTTGCCGACGGATGTCGATGTGTTTGCCCTGGCAATGGAGTTGGGAGACCGCGTTTATGCGCGGTCGATGCAGTTGCATGAACAGATCACCCCGCGCATGGCCGAGGAAGGCATGCGGGTGTTCGACGCGTACCTGGGGCTGTACCTGCCGCCGTACCTGCCCAAGCGCGACACCCCGCTCTAAAGCACAACACCACCGCCGGCTCCTGCAAGGTCAGAACGGCGCGTCACCGAGGATGGTCGCGCGGTGCATCACCCGCCGGTTCGGCCGGTAGTCGTCGACCGCATAGTGCTGGGTCACACGGTTGTCCCAGAACGCCACGTCGTGCTCCTGCCAGCGCCAGCGAATGGTGAACTCCGGCCGGGTCGCATGGGCGAACAGCAGCTTGAGGATCGCTTCGCTCTCGGTTTCTTCCAGCTCGTTGATCCGGGTGGTGAAGCCCTCGTTGACGAACAGCGCCTTGCGCCCACTTACCGGATGCGTGCGAATCACCGGGTGGGACAATGGCGGGTTGTTCCTGCGGGTTTCTTCCCAACGCGCCAGGTCTTCAGGCGTGCTGCCAAAGCGCTCGACCGGGAACGACTTGATAAAGTTGTGAGTGGCCGTCAGCCCGTCCAGCAAACGCTGCAACGGCGCCGACAAGGCCTCGAACGCGGCAATGCCACTGGCCCACAAGGTGTCGCCGCCAAAGGCCGGCAACTGCTTGGCCGCCAACACCGCACCAAGTGCCGGGGTTGGCAGGAAGGTCACGTCGGTGTGCCAGATGGCGTTGTCACGCACATCGGTGACCGCCGTATCGAGAACCAGCACCTGCGGCTGCTCCGGCACATTCGGGTAGATCGGATGGATATGCAGGTCGCCGAAATTCGCCGCGAACGCCGCCTGCTGCTGCGGATTCAGCGGCTGGTTGCGAAAGAACAGCACCTGGTACTCAAGCAGCGCCTGCTCGATGGCATCACGCTGCTCGATGCTGAGCGGCTCGCTCAAGGTGACACCTTCGATCTGGGCACCCAGGGCAGCGCTCAAGGGAGTGAGGGTCAGGCTCATGGTCGGTTCTCTTCAAATACGTGCCGAACGGTCGGCAAGATCAAGTCTGTCAGTGAGCCTGGCCGTGCCACGGCACCAGCTTGCGTTGCAGGGCGCGCAGGCCCATTTCCATGGCAAAGGCGATCAGCGCGATCACCAGAATCCCCAGCACCACCACATCGGTGACCAGGAACTGCGCCGCCGACTGGACCATGAATCCCAGGCCGCTGGTGGCCGCGATCAGTTCGGCGGCGACCAGCGTCGACCAGCCAACCCCCAACCCGATACGTACGCCCGTGAGAATGTCCGGCAAGGCACTGGGCAAGATCACATGGCGGATCAGTTGGGCCCGGGTCGCCCCCAGCGACAACGCCGCACGCAGCTTGGTCGGATCGACGGTGCGCACGCCGGTGGCAGTCGCGATGGCGATCGGGGCGAAGATCGCCAGGTAGATCAGCAGCACTTTCGACAACTCGCCGATACCGCACCAGATCACGATCAACGGCAGGTAGGCCAGCGGCGGAATCGGTCGGTAGAACTCGATCAGCGGATCGAGGATGCCCCGGGCGATCCGGTTGTGGCCGATGGCGATGCCAACCGGGATCGCGGTCAGCACTGCAATGCCCAGAGCCAGGCCAATACGCCCGAGGCTGGCCCCGAGGTGCTGCCACAGGGTCGAATCCATATAGCCCTTGGTCGCCAGCAGCCAACCTTTTTCCAGCACCGCCGAAGGCGGCGGCAGGAACAGCGGCTCGATCATGCCGAACGCGGTAACGGCCCACCACAGTGCAATCAGGCTCAGCAGCGTCAGCCCGCTGATCCAGCGCGTGCTCAGGCTGCGCCGTGCCACCGGGGCAATCGACTGGGCCGTGGTGGTCGCCGGCCATTCATAACTGCTCATACGAACTCCTGCCGTGGACCGGCGCTGCGCTGGGAGAACACACGGGCCAATACATGCTCGCGGGTTTCGATAAAACGGGGATCGGACTTGATCGAGCGAGCCGATTCGCCGGCGCTGTAGCGCTGGCCGAAATCCAGGCGCAGATGCTCCACCACTCTTCCGGGGTTGGGTGCCAACAGGATCAGGTCGGTGGCCAGAAACACCGCTTCTTCAATATCGTGCGTGATGAGGAACACCGGTTTGGCGGTGCGCTGCCAGACTTGCAGCAACAGCTCCTGCATCTGTTCACGCGTGAAGGCATCGAGAGCACCGAACGGTTCGTCCATCAACAACACCCGCGGGTCCGCCGCCAAGGCGCGGGCCAGGCCGACGCGTTGTTTCTGACCGCCGGACAGTTGCCAGACACGACGCTGATCGAAATCCGCCAGATCGACCAGCGCGAGCATTTCCCGGGCACGGGCTTCGCGCTGCTCACGCGGCACACCCGCCAGTTCCAGACCGAAGCCGACGTTGGCCAGCACGTTCTGCCAAGGCAGCAGGGCATCGTCCTGGAACACCACGCCGCGCTCGGCACTCGGCCCCTTGACCGGCACCCCATCCAGGGTGATGCGACCGGCGCTCGGCTCGACGAACCCGGCGATCAGATTCAACAGCGAGGTCTTGCCGCTGCCCGACGGCCCGAGGGCCACCAGCAACTGCTGAGGCCCCAGACTGAGGGAAATATCCGACAACACCGGCTCGGCCGCACCGGGGTACTGTGCGCTGATGCGCTCCAGTTGTAACAAGGCCATGGCGATGGGCTCCTCAGTCCTGGGCTTGAGCAATCAGGCTCGCTGAATCACTGGGTGATGAATTGGCTGCTGACGTAGGGGGCGTAGTCCGGCAGGACCGCTTCGACCTTGCCCTGCTCCTTCAGGAACGTCGCGGTATCGGTGATCGCCTGGACCGTCGGTTTGCCGAGGAGGCTGACCTGATCGGCCGCCAGCGGGTAGACGTTGCCTTGCAGCAGCAGCGGGATATCAGTGGCCTTGGCGCCGGAGAGCTTGACCAGTTTGTCGACGTTGCCTTTCTCGGCCAGCCAGGCCTGTGGGTCTTTACGGTATTGGGCGTAGGCATCCAGCGTCACCTTGGCGAATGCCTTGACGATTTCCGGGTGCTTCTCGGCAAAGTCCTTGCGCACGATCCAGGCGTCGAACGTCGGCGCACCGAATTTCGCCAGTTCGCCAGAGGTGATCAGCACCTTGCCGTTTTCCTTGGCGACACCCAGAGCCGGATCCCAGACGTAGGTGGCATCGATATCGCCGCGTTTCCAGGCGGAGACGATGGCCGGCGGCGCGAGGTTGAGAATCTGTACTTTTGCAGGATCAATGTTCCAGTGCTTCAGGGCCGCCAGCAGGCTGTAGTGGCCAGTGGAGACGAACGGCACGGCGACTTTCTTGCCCACCAGATCCTGGGGCGAGTTGATCCCGGAGCCATCACGGGCAACCAGGGCTTCGGCTGCGCCGATCTGGGTCGCGACCAGGAACGTTTCCACCGGCACCTTGCGGGTAATCGCCGCTGTCAGCGGGCTGGAGCCGAGGTAACCGATCTGCACATCACCCGAGGCGATAGCCGCGATGACGTCCGCGCCATTCTCGAACTTGCGCCAGTCGATCTTGGCCTGGGTGACTTTTTCATAGGTGCCGTCGGCCTGCGCGACCTTGGCCGGATCGACAGTGGTCTGGTAGGCCACGGTGAAGTCGGCGGCCTGTGCAAACAGGCTAGCCCCGGCCAGGGACAGAGCCGCCAACAGGCGGAGCGGGGAATGCGATTTCATGGGAGAAGCTCCTCAACGGATGACCGGGACTCGGCGTGCTGAGGAGACTAAATGATCTAAGAATCTTAAAATAAATAACTTATTCGAATTAGCTTATGAGGGTAAATGGAACCTGCCCGTCCCCGGAAACCGGGGCCAATGTTTCACCTGCGACACAATCGAATTGGCGACTCGGCCTTTCATGATCTAGGGTTATTACTTTGCCTCGTAGGCCGTCCGTAGAACCGAACGTCGGAATGTGACAACTACATGGCAATCTTCATGTGACAAATGCTGTAATAAATTGACGGGAGTGGCAGCGTTTCGCCATGATTGCGTCGCCTTTTTGATCGCCCATGACGTTCGGAGACGATTCCGTAGGTCGGCGGTTCTAAAAAAGAGGCATAAAAATACTTTTCAGGAATGTGTCCAGCGGTCGATAAAACCCCTTGGCGACAGTGCTTTATACCGCACGATATTCCAGAATCGTCTGAAAAAGGATGAAATGATTCTTTTTGGGTTTATGACAAAGTCATTACTCTGCACGGACCAAATCACAGCGGTTAGACCAAAGTCGTAGACATGGTTTGTTACGATTGACTTACCAGTCACGATCTGGCGCTAATCGCGCAATCTGTGGCGCCAGAGGGACGTAGATCCCGAGCCTAGAAATACAAAAATTAGAAATGAGAGGAGCACCACCCATGAAGAAGTCCACTTTGGCCCTGGCTGTGGCCGTAGGGGTTCTGGCGCAGCAGGCAGGCGCCGCAGGTTTCATCGAAGACAGCAAGGCCACACTGGGTCTGCGTAACTTCTACATCAATACCGATAACCGCGATGGCGCCAACACCGCTACCAGCCGGAACAAGAACGAAGAATGGGGCCAAGGCTTCGACCTGCGCTTCATCTCGGGCTACACCCAAGGCA from Pseudomonas asplenii harbors:
- the tauD gene encoding taurine dioxygenase, with translation MSLTLTPLSAALGAQIEGVTLSEPLSIEQRDAIEQALLEYQVLFFRNQPLNPQQQAAFAANFGDLHIHPIYPNVPEQPQVLVLDTAVTDVRDNAIWHTDVTFLPTPALGAVLAAKQLPAFGGDTLWASGIAAFEALSAPLQRLLDGLTATHNFIKSFPVERFGSTPEDLARWEETRRNNPPLSHPVIRTHPVSGRKALFVNEGFTTRINELEETESEAILKLLFAHATRPEFTIRWRWQEHDVAFWDNRVTQHYAVDDYRPNRRVMHRATILGDAPF
- the tauA gene encoding taurine ABC transporter substrate-binding protein yields the protein MKSHSPLRLLAALSLAGASLFAQAADFTVAYQTTVDPAKVAQADGTYEKVTQAKIDWRKFENGADVIAAIASGDVQIGYLGSSPLTAAITRKVPVETFLVATQIGAAEALVARDGSGINSPQDLVGKKVAVPFVSTGHYSLLAALKHWNIDPAKVQILNLAPPAIVSAWKRGDIDATYVWDPALGVAKENGKVLITSGELAKFGAPTFDAWIVRKDFAEKHPEIVKAFAKVTLDAYAQYRKDPQAWLAEKGNVDKLVKLSGAKATDIPLLLQGNVYPLAADQVSLLGKPTVQAITDTATFLKEQGKVEAVLPDYAPYVSSQFITQ
- the tauB gene encoding taurine ABC transporter ATP-binding subunit — translated: MALLQLERISAQYPGAAEPVLSDISLSLGPQQLLVALGPSGSGKTSLLNLIAGFVEPSAGRITLDGVPVKGPSAERGVVFQDDALLPWQNVLANVGFGLELAGVPREQREARAREMLALVDLADFDQRRVWQLSGGQKQRVGLARALAADPRVLLMDEPFGALDAFTREQMQELLLQVWQRTAKPVFLITHDIEEAVFLATDLILLAPNPGRVVEHLRLDFGQRYSAGESARSIKSDPRFIETREHVLARVFSQRSAGPRQEFV
- the tauC gene encoding taurine ABC transporter permease TauC, giving the protein MSSYEWPATTTAQSIAPVARRSLSTRWISGLTLLSLIALWWAVTAFGMIEPLFLPPPSAVLEKGWLLATKGYMDSTLWQHLGASLGRIGLALGIAVLTAIPVGIAIGHNRIARGILDPLIEFYRPIPPLAYLPLIVIWCGIGELSKVLLIYLAIFAPIAIATATGVRTVDPTKLRAALSLGATRAQLIRHVILPSALPDILTGVRIGLGVGWSTLVAAELIAATSGLGFMVQSAAQFLVTDVVVLGILVIALIAFAMEMGLRALQRKLVPWHGQAH
- a CDS encoding TetR/AcrR family transcriptional regulator, which produces MPRPVTARKPRARSQARIDSILDAARTLLAAKGVTSLSIYNVAERAQIPPSSVYHFFASVPALLEALTADVHAAFRACLQAPIEHASLNSWHDLSRLVEQRMLVIYSEDAAARQLILAQHGLTEVTQADRQHDIELGNLMHKLFIRHFELPTLPTDVDVFALAMELGDRVYARSMQLHEQITPRMAEEGMRVFDAYLGLYLPPYLPKRDTPL